ATACATCGAATGTTGGGAATCTCATTTTTGAACACTTCTGAATTACCTGAAAAGCAACCTCCAGTTCCGACTCCTGCAATAAATTCATCAATTTTATTTTCAAGTGCATCTAAAATCTCTCTCGCCATGTTATGGTAGGCATTTCTATTGTCAATATTGTTAAACTGGTCAGTCCAAAATGTATTGGGAACTTGACTAAGTTTTCTTGCCCTTTCAACCAAGGAATCAATAAGTTGCGCTGTTATTAAACCATTTTTACTTGGAATTATGTCAAGTTTGGCTCCAAAAGCTCGCATTGTCTGTAGCTTTTCTTCTGCAAAGGCGTCAGAGGATACAAAGTGTGCATGATAGCCCCTGTAAGCACATACCATGGCCAGCGAACTTCCTGTACTACCACCAGTGTACTCAACTACAGTACCTCCAGGTTTCAGTTCGCCTCTTTTTTCTGCTCCTTCTATCATAGAAAGCGCCATCCGATCTTTCATGCTTCCGGTAGGATTACCTCCTTCGTACTTTACATATATTTCAGCACAGTTAGGTTCGGATAATCGTTCTAATTTTATCAGTGGTGTTTTGCCTATTGCTCTCATATCTTTTTCAATTAAAAAGTACACAACGTTTTGTAGTATGAAACGTTGGGGAAATCGTAACTGCGTTTGTATACCCCGTTGAGACTGTGCTACGAGAGATGCAGTTGCGTAACCTATTGTACCCCAATGTTTTATACCGTATATGTGCCCTGCATGAGCATGCAGTGCACACTTGTTGTAAGCTTTACAAAAAAGTTAAAAATACAAATTTTTTACAGAAGGCAATCAACAAGAGTGCATTATTTTCTAGAGGGTGGGAGGTTGTGTTTGTCGTCAACCGAGGTCTGGATATTGTAACAAACTTCGAGTATCTGCTGACGGATCGGCAGTTCCCGGCTGTCGGGATTAGTTATAGAAATCTGTTCCTGTCCGGTTTTAATTAACTGTTATGCGAACTTTTTGTATTGCTGTTTCTTTTCAGTGAGCCGTGCGATCTTTTCCCGGATTTTCTCTTTGTTAATATCTATGTCTATGCCCATGGTTTCAGCAGTATCGGCAACATCAAGGGCATCGAGGTATTCGTGGAGTTTGTTCTCGATATAAGCCAGGTGATCATCGATCTTCTTTTGGTTGTAATTGTTCTTCTTTGAGTTTTGTGCCCTGAGTTTGGTTCTATCAGTAGCAATGACTTTGCCCCCGATCATATCAAGGCGTTTGCACAGGGTGACCATCTTACGAAAAACCAATTTGATGGCTTTGGGGTTGTCTCTTCTGAAATTAGCGATGGTATTATGATCGGGTTGCAGGCTTTTCTGCAACCACATAACTTCGATATTCCGCTTGCATTCTTTTTCCAAGTCTCTTGATGAACGGACCTTGTTAAAATACCCCTAAATGAATAGTTTCAGCAAATCACCCGGGTGATAGGCCGGATGACCGTTTTCGATAAAATCCATCTTGAATCCAAATTCTATTAAGGGCAGATTTTCCACAAATAGGAACACCAAATATCAATACACACCAAAGTTTGATAGATGCACAAAGCTTCATTTACGCACTTACCCGCCACTTTTGGGTAAATGCTGTTATGCAAAGTCATTTATATTAAATTATCAAGAAAATTTTGTGCAAATTTTTGTGCGTTTTTAGAATCTCTGTTGAGCCAGAAAGCTAAATGCGAACCCTCTTCTATCCAATATCTTTGTGCATTTTTAATGTTTTCATAAACATATACACCATCATAGAATTTTACATCCGCATCATGTGTACCATGAATAATAAGAGTAGGTACTTCAATTTTTTCAACTTGCAAGTGAGTCAAGAGCCTGTATAATTTCATATCATTGTCAGTCCCGGGTTTTCTTAAGCTATAAGGATTCATTGTATTTATAAATGCTCTTATAAACTTTTTTAGCTCTTCACTATTTAGAACGTAGTCAATATGTTTTTTCAGTTGAGTATTTGTG
This window of the Bacteroidota bacterium genome carries:
- a CDS encoding cysteine synthase family protein, encoding MRAIGKTPLIKLERLSEPNCAEIYVKYEGGNPTGSMKDRMALSMIEGAEKRGELKPGGTVVEYTGGSTGSSLAMVCAYRGYHAHFVSSDAFAEEKLQTMRAFGAKLDIIPSKNGLITAQLIDSLVERARKLSQVPNTFWTDQFNNIDNRNAYHNMAREILDALENKIDEFIAGVGTGGCFSGNSEVFKNEIPNIRCIPIEPYGVRALSGGDTSGTHKLEGIGAGFVPSICKLELADEIIAVKDEDAYETARKLAKMEGIFGGTTSGANVWAAIQRARIIGAGKRIVTIICDSGLKYLKGDLYK
- a CDS encoding alpha/beta hydrolase, whose product is MNPYSLRKPGTDNDMKLYRLLTHLQVEKIEVPTLIIHGTHDADVKFYDGVYVYENIKNAQRYWIEEGSHLAFWLNRDSKNAQKFAQNFLDNLI